ggccaaaaaaattttgcctgaggcccggcccattttctaaacgggcctctttttttacccaagcctatatttcgggcctatatttttacccgaaccctcccatatttcgggctgaccgtcgggccgggccaggccgcccggcccatggacaggtctagtgcATAAGTCCTATACACAGTTAGTGACTCATAATTTGTCACTTCATTgatgagcaaaataaaaaatattaaaggacttataaataaatagccggaaatgtattaaaattataaatcttcAAAACATTGTCTCTTTCTTCAAATCTCATCTCAGCCAAGAAGGCAAATGTAGAACCCGAAAATCGGTATGCTTGACGAGGGACCACCGTCCTCCACCATGTTACCGCCGTTCTCCAATGACTGCAACAGCTCTTTGAGCAAACATCACTAATTCTTTTTAGGGATATTTAGTTTAGTTCCTTCCTTACGGAAAACCCCCCAACTGCTTCACCAATTTCATCTAATGATTTCCTCTGCCCATTCTCGCTCAATAATTTTGTGGTCATTGTAGAGGCCATCACTCTTTCTTCGCTGCAGCTAGAGGTTAAAATCCCATCCATCATGTTTAAATTTCCTGACGAACTCATGGTCATTGATTTTTCCGATAAATACTCGATGACAATCACGGATTTGTCATGCTTTGTAACAAGAGAAGGTTAAGATCGGAGTCGATTGTGGCAAAACTGCTCTTAACAACAGAGAGATCCGTCACTCTAAACATTagaaaacacttaaaaactcaCACTCTTGAGTTACATTTGAAAGGAAAACGGTGGCATAGTTTAATTAGGGTTGACTCCAACTGAAGATAAATGCTTCATCtccataatttttgaaaactgcattaacaaaaacaaaataataccaaattataaacttttaaaataagaagaaagaaaaagagaggttGTGTAGGAAAATGACGAGGCACAATCTTCCAATTTTGAAATGTGAAGATTTTGGTAAGGGTTTTCAGAGATAAATTAGGCGACGATGTGCGAGTGCCACATTatcagtttttaaaattaaaatgtgtgactgaaattcaaatttgaggattaatgtaaaaaaattagaaaaaaattatcaaatccaTCAATTAACATAcgtaaaaacaacaacaaaaatcatTACAATATAATGAAAGAAAATCTCTAGTTGTTTTATAGAAAAGTTGCAAAACGTTTAGTATTTTACAtccaatataaaataacatattaacaatttttcaaaagcaacatGCAATAACTAATCAATCATCGagttgaaatgtttgaaatcgTAACTTCATTAACAGAAAATATTCTATCAGTGAAACTGAGTTGAATTGGTTCTGCAACAAAATGTCCAACGTAAAATGTAGGTTCTATTGGTAGAGGAAGCGTTATGGTCTCACTTCCCAACATGGCAACAACAGTTGACATAGTTGGTCTATTTGCTGGATCTACTTGCACACACAATAAACCAATCTGAATGCATTTAAGCACTTCTGTTGGCACACTTGAACCAGCAAGATGCTCGTCTATTAGTTCCATTCCTTCACCTTTTGACCATAATTTCCATGCCTACAATTATTACACAATTagccaaatatatataatatagtgTTAATCTATTCATTGAAGATAGAATAGGACACATACAAATGTCAAAAGGCTTTCACCATGTTCTGAGAGATGAAAcccattattttttttactgcTTATAATCTCCAACAAAATGACTCCAAAACTAAACACATCTGATTTGACAGAAAAGAGTCCTTCCATAGCATATTCGGGCGCCATGTATCCACTATTTTAACtcataaaaaacaaagaaagattAAAACAAGATTAGATAATCATAAACAACTTTACATAGCAGCAAACCTATTCTTCAATGTatatcaatcaaataaaagatacCTTCAATAACAACCCATCTTAGTTTTGTTAACTACTAACCATGGAACATACAATAAATCATTAATTGCACGGGATCCTTCTAACTTGCATGACTTTGAAGTAGAGGataaatcttttttttccttttaacaaGATAAATGGAAGATTTTTATATATCTCATTAATTTGAAATTGGAAAcaatgaagaataaaatgtcaAATTACAAAAGACACATTTTGAGAGAACAAGTTGGAAGAATCCATAGGACTTACTATGTTCCGACTACTCTATTGGTATTTGCTTCATTTTGATCTCCACAAAAAATTTTTGCCATGCCGAAGTCTGATATTTTCGGATTCATCTCATGATCAAGTAAAACATTACTTGCTTTAAGGTCTCTGTGGATAACTCTAATATGAGAATCTTCATGCAGATACATGACACCTCGGGCAACTCCTTTAATAATATTGAATCGCTTTTGCCAAGACAATTGTGTAGCCAAACTTGAATCTAATAAAcgttccaaaaaaaaaaacactagttaaataatcaaattcattttGTTTATGTATAAAGAAAAATGTCGCTATTTAAAGGTTTAAGGCTCAAACCAAATAGGAACAGGTCAAGACTTCTATTGGGCAGGAATTCATATACAagtaacttttcatttttctctaagCAACATCCTAAGAGCCTCACAAGATTTCTATGTTGTAGTTTGGCAATTAACATGACTTCATTTTTGAACTCAAGCAGCCCTTGACTAGAAGCTCTTGAAAGCCTTTTAACTGCAATTTCGTTTCCATCTGCTAGTGTGCCCTGGaaattaacatattaacatTTATACTTTGTAGGCTTCATCATAAAGAAAATTCTAATCATAATTACCTTGTACACAGGGCCAAATCCACCTTGTCCGAGCTTATTTTCATCACAAAAATTAGTGGTCGCTGCTTGTaaaatatccaatttaattgAAGGAAACTCTTGAGATGTTTCAACATTTTCGCTTGAGTTCTCATGATTCCCGCTTCCGATTACCAAGTCAAGTAATTGAACTTCTTGGCTATCTTCTTTATCCCCTGTAATAAGATATAATGTGATTGGCTTAAGATTATAGCCAAAATTGGAAAAATGTCAACATGATCTAATAGTGCATACCTTGAATGTTTGTCCTTTTCCATAGGAAGATACCGCAAGCAGAAACCAAAGCTAGTCCAAGAATCGCCGATAAACTTTCACCAAGTGGAACCCAGATTGATTTGTTCTGATTCTTCTCTGGTTTTTGGTCTTTCCAAGATAAACAGATCTTATCAAAACCTTGGAAACTACATGTAATTAACAAGAAACACAACTACTCAAACTACCCTTACGAAACAACAAATCACAACTTGCAACTCATTTCCTAGGACATTGTATAGACTAGATGCTAAGTGTGCTGACAACCCATCTCCACATTGGATGAATACAAGAGAAATTGATTGGCTAACCCACTTAATCAGTCAACTGTGGAATTGTCATTTCTTTTGTTCTAACAAATGAAAAGGAGAAGGAAAGCCTGCAGTTTTTTTGTTTGATCCAAATGCAATCAGAGATGATGAGGGTACGAAGGAATAGAAAAGAAGGCTCTCAAACCATATTAAAGATTGGATGAATACTTGGtttcaatatttcaaaattttaattttgcagTCTATAAGTATAATATTTGACAACTAGAAGAagttaaaaagagaaaagagtagCAGTAGatttttcatttactttaattaGATGCGTACTAACCTTGTGTAATTGTGGGAATCAAGTCGAATGTAAACATACAGTTAGGCTTCTGAACATAACCTCCTTGCTTCCCATGGCAACATGCTTTAAAGGAACTCTTAGCGGCCCGTAGGCAGGAATCACATTCCTCCTGTGATATGTCTGGAGTGCACTGCATTTGTGCATCTATGTTTTGAGATACTGTAAAATATGCTTCCCCAGTTGCATATTTACGACTAGAAGAGCCGTTGGAAGCGTTTCTCACCAAACGGTCCGTTAAACTCTCCCAAATCGTATCAAATCGTGGTAAGTTGGAGCCGATGTCGTGCGTGATAGTGCCAGCAGTAGTAGGCTCTAGCTCCAGGATTCCAAAAAAGGGGCGATTTGCATAGCGTACAATACATGCGGGATCACCTGACCATGAAATGGCTTCTTTCTGGTCGGGACATTTATCTCTGAGATCACGAACCGCGGATTTCACAAGGCCATAACAATCGTGTGGATTTAAGTCTCCACTGCACAGCCCAAGAGCGTAAGCTGTGTTGGAGTCTTGGCCAGCGGTGGCAGTAAAGAAACCACCACTTTTAGAGACATTATCTGGGAGAGAATCGAGAATATGGTCAAGGTTTTTACCATATGTACTGTTGGTTGTGAAACTACCAGACTCTGTTATGCATACATAGTCTTGGTTAAAGATTATACTCATGCCTGTGAGCAAATGGGTGAGAAGAAAAACCAGAACATTAACCCACATCACACGAACTCTACGTTAATTTCCCAATACAAATTGTTAATCTTCATCTGTCTTCTTCATTTTATCCAGGGGAAAAAAGCGATCTTCCTCCAGGTTTCCACGCTCTGGAATTGTCTTTTTGGCATGTTTAAGTCAAAAGTTTTATAATCAAATCAAGggaaatattaaatgaataatttcgTTCTTATGGGTCCAAACTACGTGATCCGTCACTCATCCTATTTATACGTTAATTTACCTTTCTTAGGTTGGTTATACTGATACTGTTGAAGGagcaaataataacaaataatggTGCACTAAACTGAAACAATAAAAACTCATATGAAATGGAATATAAGGGTCCATAAAAGAAATTGCAATTAAATAGGGATGCCCAAAATAATATTACCCAAAACttaataaaagaatgatatgatgataaatttagtatttaatgtttatatcttttgataatttggtttttattctttttatgagataaatttgatcatcaaccttttaaaaGAGTTAGAATTTGAACACCTAACTTTCATGAAGAAccaaattgttattttttttaatagaaatattaaactaaaatgttCAATTTTTAAACATGGAAGCGCGCATGGCAACCCCATGtactccatttttttttaattcttatgaacttttttataattattttgattttttccattaaaaaaagttatttgacTCTTTCTAAAGGCTAAATTAGCAGTATAAgccgatttttttttaattaggccTTTGGgccatttgtttttatttagcAGTATAAGCACGTCCAGCTGGGTGCTCTTTCTGCATAGGTGGCAGGAAAAtgccactacaccaaaacaagtTTTTAGCAGCTTTTTTTTatgtctttagcggcgctttttagcaccgctaaaagtatttgcggcgtttttgaaagcACCACAAAAAAATGCTGTTGTTCTCATCGCCGCTAacgtttgcggcgtttttagaaataaacgccgttatagaccatgacctttagcggggctctttccacaaacgccgctatagatcgggacctttagcggcacttttgcacaaacgccgctatagatcaagacctttagtGGCGCCTTTTccacaaatgccgctatagatTGGGACCtgtagcggcgctttttccacaaacgccgctatagatcgggacctttagcggcgcttttcccacaaacgctgctatagatcaagatttttagcggcgctttttccacaaacgccgctatatctcaagacctttagcagcacttttcccacaaacgccgctatagaacaaacCTTTATCGACGCTTCtcgcaaaaacgccactaaaaacataacagttaaaaaattattttaatcaaatattatttatttttatgataaatattatattttattttattttttaaatttgaactttaaatatactttcaaggataaaaaaatattatttaaattaaattttctatgaaaattttaactttaaaactaaatataaaaattaatgaatttagttttagaatttaaaataataaattaataacacaattaaaatccaaaagttagaactcaagttgtcgtaaatattaaagtaaaaataaaaatttagaatatatataaaattagtcaaatttaattaaacctcAAGTTCtttgtcaaaagaaaagaatatatataaaaaaccaagaaaacacATACCTAGTTTGATTGGAAAAACGTCGTTTTCTTTGGTAGGCGGCCATTGGGAAGATTAACAATTAAGAAGATGAAAGAGATAGACCTTGAAGAGTTTTTGCAAGCAAATTGATTAAACTTCTTCTATGTTCGAATTTTTTGATATTCGATTCTTGTTTGTGCAtataaacacttcaatttgcagcactttaacatctcaattaacaacatttatacacctcaattacaacgataaaacatctcaatttccagcaactaaacacttcaatttgcagcacttaaacacttcaatttataacatttaaacacttcaatttacagcatttaaacacttcaatttgtaAGGCCAACTTCAAGTCCATAGCGAGGAAGCTCATGTCCGTAAGCTGCTGCAAGAACTATATCACCAGATATACTAGCATGTATGCTTTGTGCAATTATATCCTTGTTGGTCTAATAAATATGTTAAGGTTAAAGTATTAACTAGCAACCCATAAAAGAACAAATAATCACATTTTGAATTAACCAAGGTATTTTAGCATATTCAGCAGCCTATATGTCTAAACAGTATACCCTCAACCCAAACAGAAATTATTCAccataaataacataaacaagTGTTGCTTGGGATAGACAATGCAAACAAAATGATGAGggaaaaaaatcagtcaaaaataGGATACAAATCGTGCAACCAAATGATATGCATCCAACAAATTGTTCAAATACCATATGCATCCAACAAATTGTTCAAATACCATATGCATCtaacaaaatgcaaaaaatcGATTATAACAATGAAACTATAATCAACAAAtgcaaaaagaattaaataatgaaaaaaaagaagctcatctagaagaatataaaaataatgaaaaaaataaataacaaaataagcAGAAAGCAGCAATCTAGGGTTTAGATTTCAAAGCAAGAGAGAGAAACTTGTGCTCTTACCCGCTTGATGAACTGGTTTTTAAGACCGTCAGTTAGCGCAATAATCGCCTACGAGGTCTCCTTATTCTGACTCTGACCCTGCTCTTGGTTGTGCCTCCTCTTCGGACGGCGGTGATGGAATCTCCTATTTTCCTTTACTTCTCTCATGCTCTCTTGTTTCTTCCGTTCGGAGGGAACCCTTTAAAATGAAGCagtaaatttaagttttataattttagggggaaaatttagggttttaggggaAAATTTGTGGATAAAATGGcgtatttttaaagtaaaataattttttgcgaaaaaacgccgctattgcttacctataaaaacgccgcaaaaattatttcattttgaacaaaacagcgccgttttgctctgctaaattttttttattttgtctgctaaaaattattagttaagtgattttataaaacatttattatttttataaattttatttttataaattggatttttattaaaaaaccaagtactctcaaaataaatatgtatattttaataagaaaacaaataattaaatggctgtaattaattattaagttagaattatccaatgtaAGCAATCAATttctcacatatcaaatttctattaaagattgagatgttaatcacaattttatattattttttccgatctaatctccattttattaaagatatttcttcctaactaaaatataactattttgctagatgttcgatgtggaatgattttagtttttgtatttcattttatttgttataatttggtcctatccaaaatagatagttacctatccatatcaatctattacttttttatttatttatcaatgttttttgttaaatctaatatttaaatatatcaaatggtttagattaaatattttaaatataaaagcattaattgattgtataaaatttaatcatttaacaaatctcaagtaaaccttaaatcttaaactatttaatatatatataaagtttatctattatctcttaaataatttaaactataatcataatgttaatatattaaaattaaaattatctcttttacaattatataagaaattatttaatatataaattaaaaacactaattaatctaaaccctaaacccttaaccctttTCCCttataccctaaatcataaaacataaaccctaaacccttaacccttttcccttaaaccctaaaccccaacatttaaaccataaatcataatccctaaacccataatccataatccataaaccttaagaTAGTAActtctaaaccttaaatcctaaattatataccctaaaccataaaccctaaactataatgataattaattcaaaattttaaaattagaaaacccTAGTTAatccaaaccctaaaccataaacctaaaccctaaaaccctaaaaccataaacccttaacacataacctctaaaccttaaaccccaactaacccataacccataaacccataatccataaaccttaaaatggtaacacctaaaccttaaactctaaaccatataccctaaaccaaaaaccaaaaactatagtgataattaattcaatattttaaaattaataatatctcttttacgattatataagaattatttaatatataaactaaaaaacaatcagtaatgtacccaaaaaactttaaaattattttcaataatagtattttaattttttcattttaacaaatattttcctatgtttttatttcaaattatttctacgtgtcattattttttctgaagattttaaatattcaattaaaaataaattgaattttaattaatataaataaataaattaaacagaCAAAAtggtttttgcggcgcttattggaaaacgccgctaaaaatagagcattagcggcgctttttcaaaaacgccactaaagccttcgctaaagccccgagcattagcggcgcttattgaaaaacgccgctaaagcctagAACATTAGTGgcactttttgaaaaacgctgctaaagccTAGAGCATTAGTGgcactttttgaaaaacgctgctaaagcccagagcattagcggcgcttcttgaaaaacgtcgctaaagccCAGAGCATCAGCTGCGCTctttgaaaaacgccgctaaagcccagaAAGCTCAAAAAATAGCGTCGTGGGGCTTAGGTTTTTTACGGCACTTCCtgaaaaatgccgctaatgctctatttttagcggcgtttttcgaaaagcaccgctaatgctctattttagcggtgtttttctATAACTgtcgctaatgctcgatttttagcgactttttttgtccaaacgccgctaaaaatgccgctaaaagtctaTTTTGCTGTAGTGTGCGCCCAATTGGGTGCGCTTTCCCTTTCTCTCTCCTAAAACCtaactatttttattcttttagggTTAAGGTTTAAGGCTTGGTgtatattttagggtttagggttttttggaagggtttagcattttcagttgaAACCGTGAAAGTTCATAGGTAAATTTAAGGGGTCAAGGATGTGATAACGTGCCACAGAACGCAAACATTTCTTATGTCATGGTGGGATAAGACCATTACCTCAAAAACTCATTGTAGGTAAATCTAGTTTCGAGGTAATAATGCTTGATATGATCAGGGGTCGAAGTCTAAGTCGATGTCCCAGTCAGCGGCCTTGATGCAGTCACGAGTTTGAGCATAACCGAGAGGCCAGTGACAGTCGTTACGCGATCAGgagttcaagctttttggaCACTTGCAaatgatgcatatatataccatacataagatTGAGGTCATAATCATACAGAAAAACTCTGGGAACTTTTGGTGTAATCAacgtgatttttttttattttcaagcagtTGTTATCTTTGAACTTTCATTCTTATACGAAGGCTAACATCGAAATGGACACAAGAGGGCTCACAGGTGGAGAGTGGATGTTCCAGCACAGTAGAGGTCAAACTCGGGTCGACACGGCAACagttgtagttattaatggCTTGTTTAATAAAGACAATCGTCATCACCCCGAAAGAAGCATCACCTTTACTGCATCGCAATAGCCACTCCCCACCTAAGAGCCCTCTTGCATATATGACAGTGCTGACTTTTGAATAAAAGGAAGGTTAAAGGTACCAATTTTctggaaatgaagaaaaaaattacaccGATTATAGCGAGAAGCCTTAGATTTTCTCCATATAAATATGCCCTCAAACTTCTATATGGTATTTATAGGGCATCATTTTCGAGTATTCGAAAAGATTGAGCTCATGGCCACGTAACGATCGTCAACTGGCTTCCCTGTTATATCCCGATCCATTATCACATAACGGTCGTTGATTGAGACCTTTACATAGACTTCCACCCTTGACTGTAGAAAGCAAAAGCACCTCAAACCTGACTTTCTCGGGATAGGCTTCAGAGGTAATGGTCCCCAATCggcatgatatatgaaatgtgtaCGGATCGAAGTAATATCACATCACCGATGACTCAAAAATACCTCAAACATTAAcgaaatattttaagcaatcaGAATTGTTAGCACTCAAAAATGATTTATGAAGTAGAGGGGAGAGTGTATGGTAGAAGATGTTTGAGGGGTAATGAAACTTGTTGTGTGAGACACCTTTTATAGGCATAGAGAATGGTATGTTTGCAAAAACAAAATCCTTTAATTGAAAACGCATTGAAAGAGTGAAGAACATATTCGAAACATGGTTAAAGCGATTGAAAAATACGAAGCGTTAGACTTTTAATTTTAGGCAAAAGAAATTTTGTTAGAGAAAGCACACCCAGCAGGGCAAGCCTTCCTACTAACATGACAGGAAAGCGCGTCCAGTTAGGCACCCTTTTCAAAAGCACAGCCAGTTAGGCAAGTTTTCTGCCATGTCAGCAGGAAGGCTCGCCCTGCTGAGCGtgcttcttttaaaaataatttctcttttaaaaaaatttcctgTTAATGATACAAACAACTTTTCAGGATACCCAAGGAGCACGTTATGAGATACATAATACTTGGGTTGCACTAGTACAATAAAATTATACGACTTCTTAATGTACTTTGAACTTAGACACACATCATAAAAAATGCAACGAATGCATGTATTCGCAAATGAATTTTGAAGCACATATTATCTTTCTCCCTATATAATTTTCCTATAAATGGGATGCAATTTTCATAACTTAGACACAC
This genomic stretch from Gossypium raimondii isolate GPD5lz chromosome 6, ASM2569854v1, whole genome shotgun sequence harbors:
- the LOC105771943 gene encoding putative cysteine-rich receptor-like protein kinase 30; this encodes MWVNVLVFLLTHLLTGMSIIFNQDYVCITESGSFTTNSTYGKNLDHILDSLPDNVSKSGGFFTATAGQDSNTAYALGLCSGDLNPHDCYGLVKSAVRDLRDKCPDQKEAISWSGDPACIVRYANRPFFGILELEPTTAGTITHDIGSNLPRFDTIWESLTDRLVRNASNGSSSRKYATGEAYFTVSQNIDAQMQCTPDISQEECDSCLRAAKSSFKACCHGKQGGYVQKPNCMFTFDLIPTITQDQKPEKNQNKSIWVPLGESLSAILGLALVSACGIFLWKRTNIQGDKEDSQEVQLLDLVIGSGNHENSSENVETSQEFPSIKLDILQAATTNFCDENKLGQGGFGPVYKGTLADGNEIAVKRLSRASSQGLLEFKNEVMLIAKLQHRNLVRLLGCCLEKNEKLLVYEFLPNRSLDLFLFDSSLATQLSWQKRFNIIKGVARGVMYLHEDSHIRVIHRDLKASNVLLDHEMNPKISDFGMAKIFCGDQNEANTNRVVGTYGYMAPEYAMEGLFSVKSDVFSFGVILLEIISSKKNNGFHLSEHGESLLTFAWKLWSKGEGMELIDEHLAGSSVPTEVLKCIQIGLLCVQVDPANRPTMSTVVAMLGSETITLPLPIEPTFYVGHFVAEPIQLSFTDRIFSVNEVTISNISTR